One window from the genome of Breoghania sp. L-A4 encodes:
- the rimP gene encoding ribosome maturation factor RimP: protein MSVREPRLITEQGLDARIAAIAEPVIDDLGYQLVRVRVTGQNGCTVQIMAERPDGTMTVEGCEEISRALSPVLDVDDPVGDAYHLELSSPGIDRPLVRASDFERWSGHEAKVEMSVMHDGRKRFRGVLLGMRDGTAGIRIPDAKADAPDTFWLQIGDIAEARLVLTDDLIDAALRSGKVPGAEGHADN, encoded by the coding sequence ATGTCGGTTCGTGAACCGCGCTTGATCACGGAACAGGGACTCGACGCCCGGATCGCGGCAATTGCCGAGCCGGTCATCGACGATCTTGGCTATCAGCTGGTGCGCGTGCGCGTCACAGGCCAGAACGGCTGCACGGTGCAGATCATGGCCGAGCGGCCCGACGGCACCATGACGGTCGAGGGCTGCGAGGAAATCAGCCGCGCGCTTTCGCCGGTGCTCGATGTGGACGATCCGGTCGGCGACGCCTACCATCTGGAACTGTCTTCTCCCGGCATCGACCGGCCGCTCGTCCGGGCTTCGGATTTCGAGCGCTGGTCCGGTCACGAGGCCAAGGTCGAGATGTCGGTGATGCACGACGGGCGCAAGCGCTTTCGCGGCGTGCTGCTGGGCATGCGCGACGGCACGGCGGGGATCCGGATCCCGGATGCCAAGGCCGATGCCCCGGACACTTTCTGGCTGCAGATCGGCGATATCGCCGAGGCGCGGCTTGTTTTGACGGATGACTTGATCGACGCGGCATTGCGCTCCGGCAAGGTGCCTGGCGCCGAGGGTCACGCGGACAACTAG
- the infB gene encoding translation initiation factor IF-2 — translation MSDTKDTGDKTISMERKQTLSVPRSVEQGTVRQSFSHGRSKQVVVEKKKRRAVTPGQPEERAAEPAPQAPKAVARPKVAARPERSDRDRNGGAKRPAPAQQKRGGAVLRTLTADEAKARAMALREAQVRDVEERKLAVEQAKQRAVDDARRKIEDEARLKAEAEARVKEEAEAAVRAVEEAKAEKAKEAEEAARPKPAAPSGPAITPEELAAQAARRSGLDDGPARRSVGADDKKPMALRAAKRVKPVPEKAAPRTDDRRKSKLTITSAFAEESQRGRSLAALRRRREKEKRAGQKVVREKVMREVQLPDQITIQELANRMTERSVDVIKMLMKQGQMLKADDVIDADMAQLIAEELGHTVRRVSEADVEVGVFSEPDAEADLQPRPPVVTIMGHVDHGKTSLLDAFRESNVVKGEAGGITQHIGAYQVEQNGQRITFIDTPGHAAFTQMRARGAKATDLVILVVAADDGVMPQTKEAIAHARAADVPIIVAINKIDKPGADPNRVRTELLQESLVVESMGGDVLEVEVSALKKTNLDKLLEAILLQSEVLELRANPNRSAEGIVVEAQLDKGRGSVATVLVQRGTLRIGDIMVAGSAWGRVRALLDEYGNQVDEAGPSKPVEILGFQSTPEAGDMVAVVENESRAREIAEYRQRMKRDALHAGSARGSLEQMMTDLQTVGRKEFVILIKGDVQGSVEAISGALEGLGTDEVAARIVHAGVGGITESDVTLAQASGAPILAFNVRANSQAREAAEAAGIEIRYYSVIYDLVDDVKAAMSGLLSPELRETFLGNAKILEIFDISKVGKIAGCLVTEGVVERGAHVRLIRDDIVVHEGKLGTLKRFKDEVKQVTSGQECGMNFVSYQDMRPGDVIECFRVEEIARTL, via the coding sequence ATGAGCGACACAAAAGACACCGGCGACAAAACGATTTCCATGGAGCGGAAGCAGACGCTTTCCGTGCCGCGTAGCGTCGAGCAGGGAACTGTTCGGCAGAGCTTCTCCCATGGGCGCTCGAAGCAGGTTGTCGTTGAGAAGAAAAAACGGCGGGCGGTGACGCCCGGGCAACCCGAAGAGCGGGCTGCGGAACCTGCGCCGCAGGCGCCCAAGGCAGTGGCGCGGCCCAAGGTGGCAGCGCGGCCCGAGCGGTCCGATCGCGATCGCAACGGCGGCGCCAAGCGCCCCGCCCCGGCCCAGCAGAAGCGCGGCGGTGCGGTGTTGCGCACGCTGACAGCCGATGAGGCCAAGGCCCGCGCCATGGCGTTGCGCGAAGCGCAGGTCCGGGATGTCGAGGAGCGCAAGCTTGCCGTCGAACAGGCCAAGCAGCGCGCTGTCGATGACGCGCGCCGCAAGATCGAGGACGAGGCGCGGCTGAAGGCCGAGGCCGAAGCCCGCGTGAAGGAAGAGGCGGAAGCCGCCGTGCGCGCGGTCGAGGAAGCCAAGGCCGAGAAGGCGAAGGAAGCCGAGGAAGCCGCGCGGCCGAAGCCGGCCGCACCGAGCGGCCCCGCGATCACGCCCGAGGAACTGGCCGCGCAAGCAGCCCGCCGCAGCGGCCTGGACGATGGTCCGGCGCGTCGCAGTGTTGGCGCGGACGACAAGAAGCCGATGGCGCTGCGCGCTGCCAAGCGCGTCAAGCCGGTGCCAGAGAAGGCGGCCCCGCGCACCGACGACCGGCGCAAATCGAAACTGACGATCACCAGCGCTTTCGCCGAAGAAAGCCAGCGCGGTCGTTCGCTCGCCGCCCTGCGCCGCCGCCGCGAAAAGGAAAAGCGCGCCGGCCAGAAGGTGGTGCGCGAGAAGGTCATGCGCGAAGTTCAGCTGCCGGATCAGATCACCATTCAGGAACTTGCCAACCGGATGACCGAGCGCTCCGTCGACGTCATCAAGATGTTGATGAAGCAGGGTCAGATGCTGAAGGCCGACGACGTCATTGACGCTGACATGGCGCAGCTGATTGCCGAGGAACTTGGTCACACGGTCCGACGCGTGTCGGAAGCGGACGTTGAGGTCGGTGTTTTCTCCGAACCCGACGCCGAAGCCGATTTGCAGCCGCGTCCGCCGGTAGTGACCATCATGGGCCACGTCGACCACGGCAAGACCTCGCTGCTCGACGCGTTCCGCGAATCCAATGTCGTGAAGGGCGAGGCCGGTGGCATCACCCAGCATATCGGCGCCTATCAGGTCGAGCAGAACGGCCAGAGGATCACCTTTATCGATACGCCCGGCCATGCGGCGTTTACGCAGATGCGTGCCCGCGGCGCCAAGGCTACCGATCTGGTGATCCTGGTGGTGGCCGCCGACGATGGCGTCATGCCGCAGACGAAGGAGGCGATTGCCCACGCACGGGCGGCTGATGTGCCGATCATCGTGGCGATCAACAAGATCGACAAGCCGGGTGCGGATCCCAACCGGGTGCGCACCGAGTTGCTGCAGGAATCGCTGGTCGTTGAATCGATGGGTGGCGACGTTCTCGAAGTCGAGGTGTCCGCACTCAAGAAGACCAATCTCGACAAGCTGCTGGAAGCCATCCTTCTGCAGAGCGAGGTTCTCGAACTGCGGGCCAATCCGAACCGTTCGGCCGAAGGCATCGTCGTCGAGGCACAGCTCGACAAGGGCCGCGGTTCCGTCGCCACGGTGCTGGTTCAGCGCGGAACCCTGCGCATTGGTGACATCATGGTCGCCGGCAGCGCCTGGGGTCGCGTTCGCGCGCTGCTCGACGAATACGGCAACCAGGTCGACGAGGCCGGCCCGTCCAAGCCGGTCGAGATCCTGGGCTTCCAGTCGACACCGGAAGCCGGCGACATGGTCGCCGTCGTGGAAAACGAGTCCCGTGCCCGCGAAATCGCCGAGTACCGTCAGCGCATGAAGCGCGACGCGCTGCATGCCGGTTCGGCACGCGGATCGCTCGAACAGATGATGACGGATTTGCAGACGGTTGGTCGCAAGGAGTTCGTGATCCTGATCAAGGGCGACGTCCAGGGCTCGGTGGAGGCGATCTCCGGCGCGCTGGAGGGCCTGGGCACCGACGAAGTCGCCGCCCGGATCGTTCATGCGGGCGTTGGCGGCATTACCGAAAGCGACGTGACGCTGGCGCAAGCGTCGGGCGCTCCGATCCTGGCGTTCAACGTGCGTGCCAACAGCCAGGCGCGTGAAGCGGCCGAAGCAGCCGGCATCGAGATCCGCTACTACAGCGTCATCTACGATCTGGTTGACGACGTGAAGGCGGCGATGTCCGGCCTGCTGTCTCCGGAGCTTCGCGAGACCTTCCTCGGCAACGCCAAGATCCTCGAGATCTTCGACATCTCGAAGGTCGGCAAGATCGCGGGCTGTCTGGTTACCGAAGGTGTGGTGGAACGTGGCGCGCACGTCCGCCTGATCCGCGACGACATCGTCGTCCACGAAGGCAAGCTTGGCACGCTCAAGCGCTTCAAGGACGAGGTCAAGCAGGTCACCTCCGGTCAGGAATGCGGCATGAACTTCGTGTCGTACCAGGACATGCGTCCCGGCGACGTCATCGAGTGCTTCCGCGTCGAAGAGATCGCCCGCACGCTGTAA
- a CDS encoding adenosine kinase encodes MTDLKFDVLGIGNAIADVFAHIESDFLVNENLIKGSMRLIDTEEATRLYGKMGSAVRMSGGSAGNTIAGLASLGGQAAYIGKVADDELGEAYGHDMRGIGAHFATAPLKNSSPTARSMILITPDGERTMNTYLGACTELTPDDIDPQVVGASAITYMEGYLWDPPAAKEAFRRAMRLAHDAGRQTALTLSDSFCVDRYRDEFLGLVKDGSVDILFANEHELRALYQTADLDTAINAVREDAKLAVVTLGEKGSLSVTREETHHVHAAPVDNVVDLTGAGDLFASGFLYGLARDYDLPRCASLGGLAAAEVISHVGARPERSLKDLALQNGFEI; translated from the coding sequence ATGACCGATTTGAAATTCGACGTCCTGGGCATCGGCAACGCGATTGCCGACGTCTTCGCCCACATCGAATCCGACTTCCTCGTCAACGAGAACCTGATCAAGGGCTCGATGCGGCTGATCGACACCGAGGAAGCCACGCGGCTTTACGGCAAGATGGGTTCGGCGGTGCGGATGTCCGGCGGCTCGGCCGGCAACACCATCGCGGGTCTCGCCTCGCTGGGCGGGCAGGCGGCCTATATCGGCAAGGTCGCGGACGACGAACTGGGCGAGGCCTATGGCCACGACATGCGCGGCATCGGCGCGCATTTCGCCACAGCGCCGCTGAAGAACAGCAGCCCCACGGCGCGCTCGATGATTCTCATCACGCCGGACGGCGAGCGCACCATGAACACCTATCTGGGCGCCTGCACGGAACTGACGCCGGACGACATCGACCCGCAGGTCGTGGGCGCCTCGGCCATCACCTACATGGAAGGCTACTTGTGGGATCCGCCGGCGGCCAAAGAGGCGTTCCGCCGCGCCATGCGGCTTGCCCATGACGCGGGCCGGCAGACCGCGCTGACCCTGTCGGACAGCTTCTGCGTCGACCGCTACCGCGACGAGTTCCTCGGTCTGGTCAAGGACGGTTCCGTCGACATCCTGTTCGCCAACGAGCACGAGCTGCGCGCCCTCTACCAGACGGCCGACCTGGACACCGCCATCAACGCTGTGCGGGAGGACGCGAAACTCGCGGTCGTCACCTTGGGCGAGAAGGGCTCGCTGAGCGTCACGCGCGAGGAAACCCACCACGTGCACGCCGCGCCCGTCGACAACGTCGTCGACCTCACCGGGGCGGGTGATCTCTTCGCCTCGGGCTTCCTCTACGGGCTTGCGCGCGACTACGACCTGCCGCGCTGCGCCTCCCTCGGCGGTCTTGCCGCGGCCGAAGTGATCTCCCATGTCGGCGCACGTCCAGAAAGATCACTGAAGGACCTGGCCCTACAGAACGGTTTCGAAATCTGA
- the pnp gene encoding polyribonucleotide nucleotidyltransferase, giving the protein MFDIQREEIEWGGRPLILETGKIARQADGAVMVTYGETKVLATVVSAKQPKPHLDFFPLTVNYQEKAFAAGKIPGGFFKREGRPSENETLTSRLIDRPIRPLFAAGYKCETQVILTVLSHDLENNPDIVALVGASAALTLSGTPFMGPIGGCRVGYINGEYVLNPQVDEMPESALDLIVAGTGDAVLMVESEAKELSEDIMLGAVMFGHNAYQPVIDACIRLAEKAAKEPREHIVVDNSELFAKVKEIAGTEMTAAYKIAEKGERKAAVDAVRAKAIETLCPEGDDEAPTPALVGGMFKKLEAETVRGQILDEGTRIDGRDVKTVRPIVSEVGILPRAHGSALFTRGETQALAVATLGTGDDEQFVDALTGTYKEPFMLHYNFPPYSVGEAGRMGSPGRREIGHGKLAWRAVRPMLPPHHEFPYTLRVVSEVTESNGSSSMATVCGTSLSLMDAGVPLKGPVAGIAMGLIKEGERFAVLSDILGDEDHLGDMDFKVAGSSDGITALQMDIKIQGITEEIMKIALGQARDGRIHILNEMAGALTEARPELGEHAPRIEVVKIAVDKIREVIGSGGKVIREIVEKTGAKIDIADDGTIKVASSDAKAIQAAINWINSIAAEPEVGMVYDGTVVKTVDFGAFVNFFGPKDGLVHISQLAPQKVAKTTDVVKEGDKVKVKLLGFDDRGKVRLSMKVVDQETGEEIKQD; this is encoded by the coding sequence ATGTTTGATATTCAACGCGAAGAAATCGAGTGGGGCGGGCGCCCGCTGATTCTCGAAACCGGCAAGATCGCCCGCCAGGCCGACGGCGCCGTGATGGTCACCTACGGCGAGACCAAGGTGCTTGCCACCGTCGTCTCCGCCAAGCAGCCCAAGCCGCACCTCGACTTCTTCCCGCTTACCGTGAACTACCAGGAAAAGGCCTTCGCGGCCGGCAAGATCCCCGGTGGCTTCTTCAAGCGCGAGGGACGCCCCTCCGAAAACGAGACGCTCACCTCGCGTCTCATCGACCGTCCGATCCGTCCGCTGTTCGCAGCCGGCTACAAGTGCGAGACTCAGGTCATCCTGACGGTTCTCAGCCACGATCTGGAAAACAACCCCGACATCGTCGCGCTTGTTGGCGCTTCCGCCGCGCTGACCCTGTCCGGCACGCCCTTCATGGGCCCGATCGGCGGTTGCCGCGTCGGCTACATCAATGGCGAATACGTTCTCAACCCGCAGGTTGACGAAATGCCGGAGAGCGCGCTGGACCTGATTGTCGCCGGTACCGGCGACGCCGTGCTGATGGTGGAATCGGAAGCCAAGGAGCTTTCCGAGGACATCATGCTCGGCGCCGTGATGTTCGGTCACAACGCCTATCAGCCGGTCATCGACGCCTGCATCCGTCTTGCCGAGAAGGCCGCCAAGGAGCCGCGCGAGCACATCGTCGTCGACAACTCCGAACTCTTTGCCAAGGTGAAGGAAATCGCCGGCACCGAGATGACCGCGGCCTACAAGATCGCCGAGAAGGGCGAGCGCAAGGCCGCCGTTGACGCCGTGCGCGCCAAGGCCATCGAAACGCTGTGCCCGGAAGGCGACGACGAGGCGCCGACGCCGGCGCTGGTCGGCGGCATGTTCAAGAAGCTGGAAGCGGAAACCGTTCGCGGCCAGATCCTGGACGAAGGCACCCGCATCGATGGCCGCGACGTGAAGACCGTTCGCCCGATCGTCTCCGAGGTCGGCATCCTGCCGCGCGCCCACGGCTCCGCCCTGTTCACGCGCGGCGAAACGCAGGCGCTTGCCGTGGCGACTCTTGGCACCGGCGACGACGAGCAGTTCGTCGACGCACTGACGGGCACCTACAAGGAGCCCTTCATGCTGCACTACAACTTCCCGCCGTATTCGGTCGGTGAAGCGGGCCGCATGGGCTCCCCGGGGCGCCGCGAAATCGGCCATGGCAAGCTGGCATGGCGCGCCGTGCGTCCGATGCTGCCGCCGCACCATGAGTTCCCCTACACGCTGCGCGTCGTCTCGGAAGTGACCGAATCGAACGGTTCGTCCTCCATGGCCACCGTCTGCGGCACTTCGCTGTCGCTGATGGACGCCGGCGTTCCGCTGAAGGGACCTGTCGCCGGCATCGCCATGGGCCTGATCAAGGAGGGCGAGCGCTTCGCCGTCCTGTCCGACATCCTCGGCGACGAAGATCACCTCGGCGACATGGACTTCAAGGTTGCGGGTTCCTCCGACGGCATCACCGCGTTGCAGATGGACATCAAGATCCAGGGCATCACCGAGGAGATCATGAAGATCGCTCTCGGCCAGGCCCGCGACGGCCGCATCCACATCCTCAACGAGATGGCCGGTGCGCTCACCGAGGCCCGTCCGGAGCTCGGCGAGCACGCCCCGCGCATCGAGGTGGTCAAGATCGCGGTCGACAAGATCCGTGAAGTGATCGGCTCGGGCGGCAAGGTCATCCGCGAGATCGTCGAGAAGACCGGCGCCAAGATCGATATCGCCGACGACGGCACGATCAAGGTCGCGTCTTCGGACGCCAAGGCCATCCAGGCGGCGATCAACTGGATCAACTCGATCGCGGCCGAGCCGGAAGTCGGCATGGTCTACGACGGCACCGTCGTGAAGACCGTCGATTTCGGCGCCTTCGTGAACTTCTTCGGCCCCAAGGACGGCCTGGTTCATATCTCCCAGCTCGCCCCGCAGAAGGTCGCCAAGACCACCGACGTCGTCAAGGAAGGCGACAAGGTCAAGGTCAAGCTGCTCGGCTTCGACGATCGCGGCAAGGTGCGCCTGTCGATGAAGGTCGTCGATCAGGAGACCGGCGAAGAGATCAAGCAGGACTGA
- the rpsO gene encoding 30S ribosomal protein S15, translating to MSITAERKQELIKEFATKEGDTGSPEVQVAVLSERISNLTEHFKIHGKDNHSRRGLLKMVSQRRRLLDYVNANDPARYQDLIKRLGLRR from the coding sequence ATGTCGATTACAGCTGAGCGTAAGCAGGAACTGATCAAGGAATTCGCCACCAAGGAAGGCGATACCGGATCTCCGGAAGTCCAGGTTGCCGTTCTTTCCGAGCGGATTTCCAACCTCACGGAGCACTTCAAGATCCACGGCAAGGACAATCACTCCCGCCGCGGCCTTCTGAAGATGGTCAGTCAGCGCCGTCGCCTCCTCGACTACGTCAATGCGAACGACCCGGCACGCTATCAGGATCTGATCAAGCGTCTCGGCCTGCGTCGCTAG
- the nusA gene encoding transcription termination factor NusA, with protein MAISANRLELLQIADAVAREKVIDREIVIEAMEDAIQKAARSRYGSETNVKAEINPKSGEIRLSRLLQVVEEVENTSTEIGLDQALERNPEAQLGDYISEPLPPLDFGRIAAQSAKQVIVQKVREAERDRQYDEYKDRIGEICSGVIKRVEYGNVIVDMGRAEAIVRRDELIPRETFRTGDRIRAYIYDVRREQRGPQIFLSRTHPQFMAKLFAQEVPEIYDGIIEIRSVARDPGSRAKIAVISNDASIDPVGACVGMRGSRVQAVVGELQGEKIDIIPWSADPATFIVNALQPAEVAKVVLDEDAQRIEVVVPDEQLSLAIGRRGQNVRLASQLTGWDIDIMTEADESERRQKEFAERSQLFMEALNVDEMVGQLLASEGFASVEEVAYVDPEEVASIEGFDLETAEEIQARGREHLEEQEARYDAERKELGVLDELRTIDGITTAMMVALGKNEIRSIEDLAGCATDDLIGWSERKDGEVTRHVGALSEFDISRQEAETMIMAARVAAGWITAEDLVVEEVEDDEAYEADDADGYEDDEETSAVAIEPVILRSVDEESA; from the coding sequence ATGGCTATCAGTGCGAACCGTCTGGAACTTTTGCAAATCGCGGATGCCGTGGCCCGTGAAAAGGTGATTGATCGAGAGATCGTCATCGAGGCCATGGAAGACGCGATCCAGAAAGCCGCCCGCTCGCGGTACGGATCGGAGACGAACGTCAAGGCCGAGATTAATCCCAAGTCCGGCGAGATCCGCCTGTCGCGCCTGCTGCAGGTTGTGGAAGAGGTCGAGAACACGTCAACGGAGATCGGCCTCGATCAGGCGCTGGAGCGCAATCCGGAAGCGCAGCTCGGCGATTATATCTCCGAGCCGCTGCCGCCGCTCGATTTCGGCCGCATCGCGGCCCAGTCCGCCAAGCAGGTGATCGTCCAGAAGGTGCGTGAAGCCGAGCGTGACCGCCAGTACGACGAATACAAGGACCGCATCGGAGAGATCTGCTCCGGTGTCATCAAGCGCGTCGAATATGGCAATGTGATCGTCGACATGGGCCGCGCCGAGGCGATCGTGCGCCGCGACGAACTGATCCCGCGCGAGACCTTCCGCACCGGCGACCGCATCCGCGCCTATATCTACGACGTGCGCCGCGAGCAGCGCGGTCCGCAGATCTTCCTGTCGCGCACGCACCCGCAGTTCATGGCCAAGCTGTTTGCCCAGGAAGTGCCGGAGATCTACGACGGCATCATCGAGATCCGCTCGGTTGCCCGCGATCCCGGATCGCGCGCCAAGATCGCCGTCATCTCCAACGACGCCTCGATCGATCCGGTCGGCGCGTGTGTGGGTATGCGCGGCAGCCGTGTGCAGGCCGTCGTCGGCGAACTGCAGGGCGAGAAGATCGACATCATTCCCTGGTCCGCCGATCCGGCGACCTTCATCGTCAACGCGCTGCAGCCGGCGGAAGTCGCCAAGGTGGTTCTGGACGAGGATGCCCAGCGCATCGAGGTGGTGGTTCCCGACGAGCAGCTGTCGCTGGCGATCGGCCGTCGCGGCCAGAACGTGCGTCTTGCGTCCCAGCTCACCGGCTGGGATATCGACATCATGACGGAAGCCGACGAGAGCGAACGCCGCCAGAAGGAATTCGCCGAACGCTCGCAACTCTTCATGGAAGCGCTGAACGTCGACGAGATGGTTGGTCAGCTTCTGGCGTCCGAGGGATTTGCGTCCGTCGAGGAAGTCGCCTATGTGGACCCTGAGGAAGTCGCCTCCATCGAGGGCTTCGATCTGGAGACTGCTGAGGAGATCCAGGCGCGTGGCCGCGAACACCTCGAGGAGCAGGAAGCCCGGTACGACGCTGAGCGCAAGGAACTCGGCGTGCTGGACGAGCTGCGCACCATCGACGGAATCACGACGGCCATGATGGTCGCGCTGGGCAAGAACGAGATCCGCAGCATCGAGGATCTCGCCGGCTGTGCCACTGACGACCTGATCGGCTGGTCCGAGCGCAAGGACGGGGAAGTAACCCGTCACGTTGGCGCTCTGAGCGAATTTGACATTTCGCGTCAGGAAGCCGAGACAATGATCATGGCGGCGCGTGTCGCCGCCGGCTGGATCACCGCCGAGGACCTGGTCGTCGAGGAAGTCGAGGACGACGAGGCTTACGAAGCGGACGACGCGGACGGCTATGAGGACGATGAAGAGACGTCCGCTGTGGCCATCGAGCCCGTGATCCTGCGCTCCGTTGACGAGGAAAGCGCCTGA
- the rbfA gene encoding 30S ribosome-binding factor RbfA: protein MSRFSDGRQGMPSQRQLRVGELVRKDLSDILSRGDVRDPVLETTVVTVPEVRMSPDLKHATVLIMPLGGVGGEAVVKALQSNAKWLRGQIARRLTMKYMPELHFKLDTRYDDDDRIDRLLHDAGVIGDDDRGDS, encoded by the coding sequence ATGAGCCGGTTCTCGGATGGTCGTCAGGGCATGCCCTCGCAGCGTCAGCTGCGCGTGGGCGAGCTCGTGCGCAAGGATCTGTCGGATATTCTGTCGCGCGGCGACGTGCGCGATCCCGTGCTGGAGACGACCGTCGTCACCGTGCCCGAGGTGCGCATGTCCCCCGATCTCAAGCACGCGACCGTGCTGATCATGCCGCTGGGCGGCGTGGGCGGCGAGGCGGTCGTCAAGGCGCTGCAGAGCAACGCCAAGTGGCTGCGCGGCCAGATCGCCCGCCGCCTGACAATGAAATACATGCCCGAACTGCATTTCAAGCTCGACACCCGGTATGACGATGACGATCGCATCGACCGGCTGCTGCACGACGCGGGTGTGATTGGCGACGACGACCGCGGCGACAGCTGA
- a CDS encoding 2,3-bisphosphoglycerate-dependent phosphoglycerate mutase, producing MERLLVLVRHGQSEWNLKNLFTGWKDPDLTEKGVAEAIAAGRKLKDLGMSFDIAFTSDLGRAQRTLKLILEELGQTDLKTIRDQKLNERDYGDLTGLNKDDAREKFGEEQVHIWRRSFDVPPPGGESLKMTAERVLPYYDSEILPRVLKGEKTLVVAHGNSLRALIMQLENLSPEEILKRELGTGAPIIYRLNEDGSVKSVEDLAA from the coding sequence ATGGAACGTCTTCTGGTGCTGGTCCGTCACGGCCAGAGCGAGTGGAACCTGAAGAATCTTTTCACCGGCTGGAAGGATCCCGACCTGACCGAGAAGGGCGTCGCGGAGGCGATCGCGGCTGGACGCAAGCTCAAGGATTTGGGCATGTCGTTCGACATCGCCTTCACCTCGGATCTCGGCCGTGCCCAGCGCACGCTGAAGCTGATTCTCGAGGAACTCGGTCAGACGGATCTCAAGACCATCCGCGACCAGAAGCTCAATGAACGCGACTACGGCGATCTGACCGGGTTGAACAAGGATGATGCGCGGGAAAAATTCGGTGAGGAGCAGGTGCATATTTGGCGCCGCTCCTTCGACGTGCCACCGCCGGGCGGCGAGAGCCTGAAGATGACCGCCGAACGCGTCCTGCCCTACTACGACAGCGAGATCCTGCCGCGGGTGCTCAAGGGCGAGAAGACGCTGGTCGTCGCGCACGGCAATTCGCTGCGCGCCCTGATCATGCAGCTGGAGAACCTCAGCCCGGAGGAAATTCTCAAGCGCGAACTCGGCACCGGAGCGCCGATCATTTACCGTCTCAATGAGGACGGTTCGGTGAAGAGCGTCGAGGACCTGGCTGCCTGA
- a CDS encoding RNA-binding protein yields MTKRGESGERQCAVTRETRPVDELIRFVLAPDGSVVPDLKRVLPGRGVWVTATRTAVETAERKKVFGRAFKADAHVAPGLADRIEGLLEKAALGNLGLIRKAGQMVVGFAKVEAALKRGEAGVLIHASDASDDGIRKLAALSAARFGRASGPPVIRSLSSSQLSLALGRANVIHAALLAGRTSESFMARERVLAGFRADSAAATRNGADKAAAQDLKAE; encoded by the coding sequence ATGACGAAGCGCGGCGAGTCCGGCGAGCGGCAATGCGCGGTAACGCGCGAGACGCGGCCGGTGGATGAGCTGATCCGCTTCGTCCTGGCGCCCGACGGTTCCGTCGTGCCGGACCTCAAGCGGGTCCTGCCGGGGCGCGGTGTATGGGTCACCGCGACGCGAACGGCGGTCGAGACGGCTGAACGCAAGAAGGTTTTCGGCCGCGCGTTCAAGGCCGACGCCCATGTGGCGCCGGGCCTGGCCGACAGGATCGAAGGCCTGCTCGAGAAGGCCGCGCTTGGCAATCTCGGTCTGATCCGCAAGGCGGGTCAGATGGTGGTGGGTTTCGCCAAGGTCGAGGCCGCGCTGAAGCGCGGTGAGGCCGGAGTGCTGATCCATGCGTCGGATGCGTCCGACGACGGAATACGCAAGCTTGCCGCCCTCTCGGCGGCGCGGTTTGGAAGAGCGAGCGGGCCACCGGTCATCCGCTCGTTAAGTTCGTCCCAATTGAGTTTGGCATTGGGCAGGGCAAATGTGATACATGCTGCATTGCTCGCAGGCCGGACGAGCGAGAGTTTCATGGCACGCGAACGCGTGCTGGCAGGATTTCGGGCAGATTCCGCAGCGGCGACCCGCAACGGCGCGGACAAAGCTGCGGCGCAGGACTTGAAGGCAGAATGA
- a CDS encoding SH3 domain-containing protein translates to MINAPVLALTALIAALVAATAADAASQAVRRCVVVDPTRGALTVRATPSGGDAGRLRTGARVEMLDIAYDDKDRPWARVRSVDSGAREISGWVFRAFLECD, encoded by the coding sequence ATGATCAACGCCCCTGTTCTTGCCCTGACCGCGCTCATTGCGGCCCTCGTCGCGGCGACGGCGGCTGATGCCGCATCGCAGGCCGTCCGGCGCTGTGTCGTTGTGGATCCCACCCGTGGCGCGCTGACGGTGCGCGCGACGCCCTCTGGCGGCGATGCGGGCCGGCTGCGCACCGGCGCGCGCGTCGAGATGCTCGACATCGCCTATGACGACAAGGACCGTCCCTGGGCCCGCGTGCGCAGTGTTGACAGCGGCGCGCGGGAGATCTCGGGCTGGGTGTTCCGCGCCTTCCTGGAATGCGATTAA